A single region of the Sphaeramia orbicularis chromosome 6, fSphaOr1.1, whole genome shotgun sequence genome encodes:
- the ube2na gene encoding ubiquitin-conjugating enzyme E2Na: MAGLPRRIVKETQRLIAEPVPGIKAEPDESNARYFHVVIAGPQDSPFEGGTFKLELFLPEEYPMAAPKVRFMTKIYHPNVDKLGRICLDILKDKWSPALQIRTVLLSIQALLSAPNPDDPLANDVAETWKSNEAEAIKIAQTWTKLYAGNKYDV; this comes from the exons ATGGCAGGTCTGCCCCGCAGGATCGTCAAG GAAACTCAGCGTTTGATTGCAGAACCTGTTCCAGGCATCAAAGCAGAACCAGATGAGAGCAATGCGCGCTACTTTCACGTGGTCATCGCTGGACCTCAGGACTCACCGTTTGAGGGGGGCACATTTAAACTTGAACTCTTTTTACCAGAGGAATACCCCATGGCAGCTCCTAAAGTACGCTTTATGACCAAAATATATCATCCCAATGTAGACAAGTTGGGAAGAATATGCCTAGACATTTTGAAAG ataaATGGTCACCAGCTCTGCAAATTCGCACAGTACTGCTGTCGATCCAGGCATTACTAAGCGCACCAAACCCGGATGATCCCCTAGCAAATGATGTTGCAGAGACGTGGAAGAGCAATGAAGCTGAAGCCATAAAAATAG CTCAGACATGGACCAAGCTTTATGCTGGAAACAAATATGACGTGTAA
- the nudt4a gene encoding nudix (nucleoside diphosphate linked moiety X)-type motif 4a, whose protein sequence is MMKFKPNQTRTYDGEGFKRRAACLCFRNEKEDEVLLVSSSRHPDQWIVPGGGMEPEEEPCGAAVREVYEEAGVKGKLGRLLGIFEHNQDRKHRTYVYVLIVTETLEDWEDSVNIGRKRKWFTVDEAIRVLQSHKPVHAEYLRRLTTTCNPTCSPVCSPTNGNTPSSQVTDNSTPHYVVCSTHGSDLVNR, encoded by the exons atgatgAAGTTTAAACCCAACCAGACCAGGACGTACGACGGAGAAGGGTTCAAGAGAAGAGCGGCGTGTCTGTGCTTCAGGAACGAGAAGGAGGACGAG GTTTTACTCGTGAGCAGCAGCCGACATCCAGACCAGTGGATTGTACCCGGAGGAGGAATGGAGCCTGAGGAGGAGCCGTGTGGAGCTGCTGTCAGGGAAGTGTACGAGGAG GCTGGTGTGAAGGGGAAGCTGGGAAGACTCCTGGGCATTTTTGAG CACAATCAAGATAGAAAGCACCGAACATATGTGTATGTCCTCATCGTGACGGAGACACTGGAGGACTGGGAGGATTCTGTCAACATAG GAAGGAAGCGTAAGTGGTTTACAGTCGATGAAGCCATCAGGGTCCTGCAGAGCCACAAACCAGTCCACGCAGAATACTTACGCAGACTCACAACCACCTGTAATCCCACCTGCAGTCCTGTGTGCAGCCCGACCAATGGCAACACCCCGAGCTCCCAAGTGACAGACAACAGCACACCTCACTACGTGGTTTGTTCCACACATGGCTCAGATCTAGTCAACAGATAG